A genomic window from Halorubrum lacusprofundi ATCC 49239 includes:
- a CDS encoding AI-2E family transporter, with protein MILNRRRLLATLLVAVAALAAVVLAEVLRTVVFAVTVAYVLYPICQWLVGRGLSRRIACVGTTVIAFVAAAILVVPLLYVLYRRRAELIEILEQIPDVVPISVGGFELVIEMVPYVAAAEVWVRQVALALAAAAPRLVLELVVFTFLVYGLLYRPGSVEAAVFGVVPAEYHDIPTRLHERTRETLYSIYVLQAATAAGTSVLAFVVFWALGYGSPVLLAVIAGVLQFIPIIGPSVLVVALAVGDLLVEETGRAIAVLVLGLVLVSFVPDAVIRTQLADWTGRISPGLYFVGFVGGILTLGAVGLIVGPLVVSLLLEVIDMLSERDVPPDRIGKEERAESTD; from the coding sequence ATGATTCTCAACCGGCGGCGACTGCTGGCTACACTGCTCGTCGCGGTGGCCGCGCTCGCGGCGGTCGTGTTGGCGGAAGTGCTGCGAACCGTCGTCTTCGCGGTCACGGTCGCGTACGTCCTGTACCCGATCTGCCAGTGGCTCGTCGGACGAGGATTGTCCCGCCGGATCGCGTGCGTCGGCACCACCGTCATCGCCTTCGTTGCCGCCGCGATTCTCGTGGTTCCGTTGCTCTACGTGCTGTATCGGCGGCGGGCGGAGCTGATCGAGATCCTCGAGCAGATCCCCGATGTCGTCCCGATCAGCGTGGGTGGGTTCGAGCTGGTCATCGAGATGGTGCCGTACGTGGCGGCCGCCGAGGTGTGGGTTCGACAGGTCGCGCTCGCGCTCGCGGCGGCGGCGCCGCGGCTCGTACTCGAACTCGTCGTGTTCACGTTCCTCGTGTACGGGCTCCTCTATCGACCGGGTTCGGTCGAAGCCGCCGTCTTCGGTGTGGTCCCGGCGGAGTACCACGACATCCCGACGCGGCTCCACGAGCGGACGCGAGAGACGCTGTACTCGATCTACGTCCTGCAGGCGGCGACGGCCGCGGGGACGTCCGTGCTCGCATTCGTGGTGTTTTGGGCCTTAGGGTACGGGTCACCGGTCTTGCTTGCCGTCATCGCCGGCGTCCTCCAGTTCATCCCCATTATCGGCCCGAGCGTGCTCGTCGTCGCACTGGCCGTGGGAGACCTCCTCGTCGAGGAGACCGGGCGGGCGATTGCCGTGCTAGTACTCGGTCTCGTCCTCGTCTCCTTCGTCCCCGACGCGGTGATCCGGACGCAGCTCGCCGACTGGACCGGAAGGATCTCTCCGGGACTGTACTTCGTCGGATTCGTCGGCGGTATCCTCACTCTCGGCGCGGTCGGACTCATCGTCGGTCCCCTCGTCGTGTCGCTGTTGCTCGAAGTGATCGACATGCTCTCCGAGCGCGACGTGCCGCCCGACCGGATCGGGAAAGAAGAGAGGGCGGAGTCGACGGACTGA
- a CDS encoding succinic semialdehyde dehydrogenase, whose amino-acid sequence MSSTNSPTALDDAPSLAARRLDDLADRVARSSSADADGDADGPAAGTDAIDVFAPATTERIGSVPACEASDVDAAVERAREAQAEWAATPARERAAVLDRFGDLVLDRHAELLDLLQLETGKSRRTAVEELFDVPMGCGYLAETAPGVLADERRAGVAPGMTTATVTYDPVGVVGVISPWNYPLTLSMADALPALVAGNAVVLKPDEKTPYGALALGELLEVAGLPDDLFQVVTGDGPTVGPALIDAVDYVAFTGSTETGRIVAERAGRNLIDCSLELGGNNPLIVLDDTDVDEAARGAVQACFSNAGQLCLSAERIYVVESAYDEFVDAFVRETERLTLGTGYDYDAEVGSLIDAAQLDRVQNHVDDARERGATVLTGGRARPNVAPYCYEPTILTDVEPDATVACEETFGPVVSVAPVPDADAAVAAANDSPYGLNASVWTRDRDRGAEIARDIDCGTVNVNDAFLATWGAVDAPMGGFGDSGMGRRHGPEGIRRYVESRTIGVSRVGPLTFPDRIPIGWFVRGAFAALSLGRRASRGVRRLKERIRLR is encoded by the coding sequence ATGTCCTCGACGAATTCTCCCACCGCGCTCGACGACGCTCCGAGTCTCGCGGCGCGGCGGCTCGACGATCTCGCTGATCGCGTGGCGCGTTCGAGTTCCGCGGACGCCGACGGCGACGCGGACGGGCCGGCCGCCGGGACTGACGCGATCGACGTGTTCGCTCCGGCGACCACCGAGCGAATCGGCTCGGTGCCAGCCTGCGAGGCGAGCGACGTCGACGCCGCGGTCGAGCGCGCCCGGGAGGCGCAGGCGGAGTGGGCGGCGACGCCCGCGAGGGAGCGCGCGGCGGTCCTCGACCGGTTCGGCGACCTCGTGCTCGACCGCCATGCAGAGCTGCTCGACCTCCTCCAGCTGGAGACCGGGAAGTCGCGCCGAACCGCGGTCGAAGAGTTGTTCGACGTACCGATGGGATGCGGCTACCTCGCCGAGACAGCGCCCGGCGTCCTCGCCGACGAGCGGCGCGCGGGCGTCGCACCGGGGATGACCACTGCGACCGTCACCTACGATCCGGTCGGCGTCGTCGGCGTGATCTCGCCGTGGAACTACCCGCTGACGCTGTCGATGGCGGACGCGCTCCCCGCGCTGGTCGCGGGCAACGCGGTCGTGCTTAAACCCGACGAGAAGACGCCGTACGGCGCGCTCGCGCTCGGCGAGCTGCTGGAGGTCGCGGGTCTCCCGGACGACCTGTTCCAAGTTGTCACAGGTGACGGACCGACCGTCGGTCCCGCGCTCATCGACGCGGTCGACTACGTCGCGTTCACCGGGAGCACCGAGACCGGCCGGATCGTGGCCGAGCGCGCGGGACGGAACCTCATCGACTGCTCGCTGGAGCTCGGCGGCAACAACCCCCTCATCGTCCTCGACGACACCGACGTCGACGAGGCGGCCCGCGGCGCGGTACAGGCCTGCTTCTCGAACGCTGGGCAGCTCTGTCTGTCGGCGGAGCGAATCTATGTCGTTGAGTCGGCCTACGACGAGTTCGTCGACGCGTTCGTCCGCGAGACGGAACGGCTCACGCTGGGGACCGGTTACGACTACGACGCCGAGGTCGGCTCGCTCATCGACGCCGCCCAGCTCGATCGGGTCCAGAACCACGTCGACGACGCGCGGGAGCGCGGCGCGACCGTGCTGACGGGCGGCCGCGCCCGTCCCAACGTGGCGCCGTACTGCTACGAGCCGACGATCCTGACCGACGTGGAGCCGGATGCGACCGTCGCGTGCGAGGAGACGTTCGGTCCAGTGGTCTCCGTGGCACCCGTTCCAGACGCCGACGCCGCGGTCGCAGCCGCCAACGACTCCCCGTACGGGCTCAACGCGAGCGTGTGGACGCGGGACCGGGATCGGGGCGCCGAAATCGCCCGCGATATCGACTGCGGCACCGTCAACGTCAACGACGCCTTCCTCGCGACGTGGGGCGCCGTCGACGCGCCAATGGGTGGTTTCGGCGACTCCGGGATGGGCCGCCGCCACGGGCCCGAGGGGATCCGGCGGTACGTCGAGTCCCGGACGATCGGGGTCTCGCGCGTCGGTCCCCTCACCTTCCCGGACCGAATCCCGATCGGCTGGTTCGTCCGCGGCGCGTTCGCGGCGCTCTCGCTCGGGCGGCGGGCGAGCCGCGGCGTGCGGCGGCTGAAAGAGCGGATTCGGCTGCGATAG
- a CDS encoding M14 family zinc carboxypeptidase — MHRRRFLRSSIAAVGLAGFGSTVSAQSGGDYRPGGPWAPNERAVNYEAYLDNQQLGERLKQIDRRSDRVELEQIGASAGREDPIWEVTIGDGNESLHLINQIHGDEPSGAEAVVKILNRLATGGSRRVETILDNLTITIVPRVNPDGANFVGDDGLETDGELRQRRYNTNTWEEGDSRYINRNSYFAGDVPGYDMNRGFSILPDFEPGDEDEDWWDVVEEAPQFGYLNIPVEDVPVDVRDPTVAAGENPYDELWSMGLNLNPENRAVTESFLDADPDWAITHHHQGAVVDPDSPDRGNGPKQQSIMSVMAPFGPRYIDHDRFDYASYVGNGNPYLSEDAQTRSLQLNQLVNEQAQQFGKGKFNTLTRYGYGPLWGSYLDALCPRTDAAGMLYEVSHQSDERGHKAIGTTVKITVEGFMATFERIADGSISEVDELDYFDMPLAEGIESPFGR, encoded by the coding sequence ATGCACAGAAGGCGGTTCCTTCGGAGCAGTATCGCCGCGGTCGGCCTCGCAGGGTTCGGATCCACGGTGAGCGCACAGTCGGGCGGCGACTACCGTCCCGGCGGGCCGTGGGCGCCGAACGAGCGCGCGGTCAACTACGAGGCGTATCTCGACAACCAACAGCTCGGCGAGCGCCTCAAGCAGATCGACCGGCGGAGCGACCGGGTCGAACTTGAACAGATCGGCGCCTCGGCCGGCCGTGAGGACCCGATCTGGGAGGTCACGATCGGCGACGGCAACGAGAGCCTCCACCTCATCAACCAGATCCACGGCGACGAGCCCTCCGGCGCCGAGGCCGTCGTGAAGATCCTCAACCGGCTGGCGACCGGCGGCTCCCGGCGGGTCGAGACGATCTTGGACAACCTCACGATCACGATCGTCCCGCGGGTCAACCCGGACGGGGCGAACTTCGTCGGTGACGACGGGCTCGAAACGGATGGGGAGCTCCGGCAGCGCCGGTACAACACCAACACGTGGGAGGAGGGCGACTCCCGGTACATCAACCGCAACTCGTACTTCGCCGGCGACGTGCCGGGATACGACATGAACCGGGGGTTCAGTATCCTCCCCGACTTCGAGCCGGGCGACGAGGACGAAGACTGGTGGGATGTCGTCGAGGAAGCCCCGCAGTTCGGATACCTCAATATCCCGGTCGAGGACGTCCCGGTCGATGTCCGCGACCCGACGGTCGCCGCCGGCGAGAATCCGTACGACGAGCTGTGGTCGATGGGACTCAATCTCAACCCGGAGAACCGGGCAGTGACGGAGTCGTTCCTCGACGCCGACCCCGACTGGGCGATCACTCATCACCACCAAGGCGCGGTCGTGGATCCGGACTCCCCCGATCGGGGGAACGGACCCAAACAGCAGTCGATCATGAGCGTGATGGCGCCGTTCGGTCCCAGATACATCGACCACGATAGGTTCGACTACGCCAGCTACGTCGGCAACGGGAACCCGTACCTCTCTGAGGACGCCCAGACGCGCTCGCTGCAGCTCAATCAGCTGGTCAACGAGCAGGCCCAGCAGTTCGGCAAGGGGAAGTTCAACACGCTCACCCGGTACGGATACGGTCCGCTCTGGGGGTCGTACCTCGACGCGCTGTGTCCGCGGACGGACGCCGCCGGGATGCTCTACGAGGTGTCCCACCAGAGCGACGAGCGCGGCCACAAGGCGATCGGCACGACGGTCAAGATCACCGTCGAGGGGTTCATGGCGACGTTCGAGCGGATCGCCGACGGCTCGATCAGCGAGGTCGACGAACTGGACTACTTCGACATGCCGCTGGCCGAGGGCATCGAGAGTCCGTTCGGCCGATAG
- a CDS encoding class I SAM-dependent methyltransferase: MAEDRPRGGPRPLVTRDRRGSRSTPSRPHSGDESPPAAGDEPAAHRIQRAYAVRARVYDWFARATASVGGVRAGCVRALDLDPGDTVVEFGCGPGVNVPALREAVGPTGHVVGVDITGAMLDRARGMTERRGWENVSFVQADATDPPIRSADAVLATFVTSLFPDPYAAVSGWCELADSVVIAAFAPRGSRPANAALSAFARLNGRLFDAGGGDPLDQLDARTAAAQRALADTAETVTEERYLFGTITMCAGYGCAGDRCG, translated from the coding sequence GTGGCCGAAGACCGCCCCCGCGGCGGTCCGCGCCCACTCGTGACCCGAGATCGTCGAGGGTCGCGGTCGACACCGTCGCGACCGCACTCCGGGGACGAGTCGCCACCGGCGGCCGGCGACGAGCCCGCGGCACACCGGATCCAGCGCGCGTACGCCGTGCGGGCGCGGGTCTATGACTGGTTCGCGCGAGCGACCGCCTCGGTCGGGGGCGTGCGGGCGGGCTGCGTGCGAGCGCTCGACCTCGATCCGGGCGACACGGTCGTCGAATTCGGCTGCGGTCCGGGGGTCAACGTTCCCGCACTACGCGAGGCCGTGGGCCCGACGGGGCACGTCGTCGGCGTCGACATCACCGGCGCGATGCTCGATCGGGCGCGGGGTATGACCGAGCGCCGCGGCTGGGAGAACGTCTCGTTCGTGCAGGCCGACGCCACCGACCCGCCGATCCGCTCGGCAGACGCCGTCCTCGCGACGTTCGTCACCTCCCTGTTCCCGGACCCGTACGCGGCCGTGAGCGGCTGGTGTGAGCTGGCCGATAGCGTCGTCATCGCGGCGTTCGCGCCGCGAGGGAGCCGCCCCGCGAACGCCGCCCTCTCCGCGTTTGCCAGATTGAACGGCCGGCTGTTCGACGCGGGCGGGGGCGACCCGCTCGACCAGCTCGACGCACGGACGGCGGCGGCGCAACGGGCGCTCGCTGACACCGCGGAGACGGTGACGGAGGAGCGGTACCTGTTCGGGACGATCACGATGTGTGCCGGGTACGGGTGCGCGGGTGACCGTTGCGGGTGA
- the pyrF gene encoding orotidine-5'-phosphate decarboxylase, translated as MSFFETLADRIEATDSVVSVGLDPDPNRLPEFLANADLPRWAFNRRIIDATHEHAACYKPNAAFYEDADGWRALEETIAYAHGKDVPVLLDAKRADIGNTTRQYAAALDRADAITVNPYLGRDSLQPFLDREEKGVFVLCRTSNPGGSDLQDLELASGEPLYERVAALADVWNGNDNVGLVVGATAPEELAEVREIVPEIPFLVPGVGAQGGDAEAAVEHGLADRPDAAVDVGLVNSSRGIIFAGEESSRPDDEATYFGAAGDAAKRLKKRLNQYR; from the coding sequence ATGAGCTTCTTCGAGACACTCGCGGACCGGATCGAAGCGACCGACAGCGTCGTCTCGGTCGGACTCGACCCGGACCCGAATCGCCTCCCCGAATTCCTCGCCAACGCCGACCTACCGCGGTGGGCGTTCAACCGCCGGATCATCGACGCGACCCACGAGCACGCCGCCTGCTACAAGCCGAATGCGGCCTTCTACGAGGACGCCGACGGCTGGCGCGCGTTAGAGGAGACGATCGCGTACGCCCACGGGAAGGACGTGCCGGTCCTCTTAGACGCCAAGCGCGCCGACATCGGCAACACGACCCGGCAGTACGCCGCCGCGCTCGACCGCGCCGACGCGATCACTGTGAACCCGTACCTCGGTCGCGACTCCCTCCAACCGTTCCTCGACCGGGAGGAGAAGGGCGTGTTCGTCCTCTGTCGCACCTCGAACCCGGGCGGGAGCGACCTGCAGGACCTCGAACTCGCCTCCGGCGAGCCCCTCTACGAGCGCGTCGCGGCGCTCGCGGACGTGTGGAACGGCAACGACAACGTCGGTCTGGTCGTGGGTGCGACCGCGCCCGAGGAGCTGGCCGAGGTCCGCGAGATCGTCCCCGAGATTCCCTTCCTCGTTCCCGGCGTCGGCGCGCAGGGCGGCGACGCGGAGGCCGCGGTCGAACACGGGCTCGCCGACCGCCCGGACGCCGCCGTCGACGTGGGGCTCGTCAACTCCTCGCGCGGGATCATCTTCGCCGGGGAAGAGTCGAGCCGCCCGGACGACGAGGCGACGTACTTCGGCGCCGCCGGCGACGCGGCGAAGCGACTCAAAAAGCGGCTGAATCAGTACCGGTAG
- the trmY gene encoding tRNA (pseudouridine(54)-N(1))-methyltransferase TrmY: MRQFVVIGHDVPTDPDAISLSDIPGAGRLDLLCRCVAAGVFLSHGIRERVRVHLVVADEFTVTFDADSLRHLHPDERNVAARIRDALDAQDDAIGHMPADVSPGVELRRMGLEATLDRVLDTPGTSSASADPTLVQLHEDGDPLVDAAPPTDPVFVLSDHNDFAPAERDLLADRAERRVRVGPELLHADHTVSVVHNWLDTDGYESY, encoded by the coding sequence ATGCGCCAGTTCGTCGTCATCGGCCACGACGTGCCCACCGATCCGGACGCGATCTCGCTGTCGGACATCCCCGGTGCGGGCCGGCTCGACCTCCTCTGCCGGTGTGTCGCCGCCGGCGTGTTCCTCTCGCACGGGATCCGCGAGCGCGTCCGAGTCCACCTCGTCGTCGCCGACGAGTTTACGGTCACCTTCGACGCCGACAGCCTCCGGCACCTCCACCCCGACGAGCGCAACGTCGCCGCGCGGATCCGGGACGCGCTCGACGCGCAGGACGACGCCATCGGGCACATGCCCGCCGACGTTTCGCCCGGCGTCGAACTCCGGCGGATGGGACTGGAAGCGACCCTCGACCGGGTGCTCGACACTCCCGGTACCTCCAGCGCGTCTGCCGACCCAACCCTTGTCCAGCTTCACGAGGACGGCGATCCCCTCGTCGACGCCGCGCCGCCGACCGACCCCGTGTTCGTGCTCTCCGACCACAACGATTTCGCCCCCGCCGAGCGCGACCTGCTCGCGGACCGTGCGGAGCGCCGCGTACGCGTCGGTCCCGAGCTACTCCATGCCGACCACACCGTCTCTGTCGTCCACAACTGGCTCGACACCGATGGCTACGAGTCCTACTGA
- a CDS encoding CHY zinc finger protein translates to MATSPTDDRRTTTAPATDDRFAVPLRGVAVDPETRCAHWDDPVDVVALRFGCCEAYYPCDACHDAATDHEAEPWPRDRFDEPAVLCGVCGATLTAREYLDGDGKAQRASGSEGQSPSGNRASPGDSQGKPDDDACPRCDAAFNPGCRAHRDRYFEA, encoded by the coding sequence ATGGCTACGAGTCCTACTGACGACCGGCGCACGACGACCGCGCCCGCGACTGACGACCGGTTCGCGGTCCCGCTCCGGGGCGTCGCCGTCGACCCCGAGACGCGCTGTGCCCACTGGGACGACCCCGTCGACGTGGTCGCGCTCCGGTTCGGTTGCTGTGAGGCGTATTACCCCTGTGACGCGTGCCACGACGCCGCGACCGACCACGAGGCCGAGCCGTGGCCCCGTGACCGGTTCGACGAGCCGGCGGTGCTGTGCGGCGTTTGCGGGGCGACGCTCACCGCCCGCGAGTACCTCGACGGCGACGGAAAGGCGCAACGTGCCTCTGGCAGCGAGGGACAGAGTCCCTCGGGCAACCGGGCTTCGCCCGGTGACAGCCAGGGGAAGCCCGACGACGACGCCTGTCCCCGGTGTGACGCCGCGTTCAACCCCGGCTGCCGGGCGCATCGCGACCGGTACTTCGAGGCGTGA
- a CDS encoding ATPase AAA, with amino-acid sequence MTITKIHSREFAKEEYGGFEHTNIEGENLLIQGGNRTGKTLTFNAILYNLLGSRETIELSTGRNNNVSLHFSDGTEFRRGKLGAQFRRGDIEKSEEEAQEALADWLAEDPSTEVSSSQVIKNHFVHSHIEQMPISRLSEDARLDHIRSAVDQGTQESIEETDQEIDQLEERIAEIKQTLRRREEDKQERDSNLRSDENQLEKYERIQSLAESGELEEIIETIETNEELQQDLSEASQKQDFLQRKQRSKRKEKRQWERYRESERNGIIAEAVNDFVCPACSGHVDTELAENRLSRSRCPFCAVKDRSDEIKADIDEKISRSEEELEEIEEELEEIDSELESVDKEIAEIREEQPALSDVDGRIERVIRNNDYDFSAIVEEIEEELERYQSSIDEIEEVISEQENKIEELEAELESSEERLEEAKDEVEEMREDSINAEIEEFSEEWQEIFEKMAGEIGLEIQMMQDGDIEIPGAEGPRKYDRAGDLSDAEITFMNISFAVAYNRFVRESDTTEWSTIVCDEPFSNLDAEGRVNLLEFIESCDEQIICTSSDKSLLDEFPKTGQLTRHRIQASLGRYT; translated from the coding sequence ATGACTATCACGAAAATTCATTCTCGCGAATTTGCAAAAGAAGAGTACGGGGGGTTTGAACACACAAACATCGAAGGTGAGAACCTACTAATACAGGGGGGCAACCGAACAGGAAAAACGCTCACTTTCAACGCGATTCTGTACAATCTCCTTGGTTCGAGGGAAACCATTGAGCTGTCCACCGGTCGGAACAACAACGTATCCCTACACTTCAGTGACGGAACGGAATTCCGCCGAGGTAAGCTGGGCGCTCAGTTTAGAAGGGGTGATATCGAGAAAAGTGAGGAGGAAGCACAAGAAGCACTCGCGGACTGGTTAGCTGAAGATCCATCCACTGAGGTCTCCAGTTCACAAGTTATCAAAAACCACTTCGTACACTCGCACATCGAACAAATGCCGATTTCGCGACTGTCGGAAGACGCCCGACTGGATCACATTAGGTCGGCAGTCGATCAAGGCACTCAGGAGAGCATAGAAGAGACCGATCAAGAGATTGATCAGCTTGAAGAGAGGATTGCAGAGATCAAGCAGACTCTACGTCGAAGAGAGGAGGATAAACAGGAGCGAGATAGTAATCTCCGTAGCGACGAAAACCAACTGGAAAAATACGAGCGGATTCAGTCTCTTGCCGAGTCTGGAGAACTTGAGGAAATCATCGAGACAATTGAGACGAACGAAGAACTCCAACAAGATCTCTCGGAAGCTTCCCAGAAGCAGGATTTCTTACAACGCAAACAGAGGAGTAAGAGAAAAGAAAAGAGACAATGGGAACGGTATCGGGAGTCAGAGAGGAACGGGATAATCGCCGAAGCTGTAAATGACTTCGTCTGTCCCGCCTGTAGTGGACACGTCGATACGGAGTTAGCCGAGAATCGACTGAGTCGGTCTCGCTGCCCGTTCTGTGCTGTGAAAGATCGCAGTGACGAAATCAAGGCAGACATCGATGAGAAGATCAGCCGGTCGGAAGAAGAGTTAGAGGAGATTGAAGAGGAACTGGAGGAGATTGACTCAGAGTTAGAAAGTGTCGACAAAGAGATCGCAGAGATCCGTGAGGAACAACCGGCACTGAGTGATGTCGACGGCCGAATTGAAAGGGTCATTCGGAATAATGACTACGACTTCTCCGCTATCGTTGAGGAAATCGAGGAGGAACTGGAACGCTATCAGTCGAGTATTGACGAAATCGAGGAAGTGATCTCGGAGCAAGAAAATAAGATTGAGGAGTTAGAAGCCGAACTAGAGTCCTCTGAAGAACGGCTGGAGGAGGCTAAAGACGAGGTGGAAGAAATGCGAGAAGACAGCATCAATGCAGAGATTGAGGAGTTCTCAGAGGAGTGGCAGGAGATCTTCGAGAAAATGGCTGGCGAAATCGGACTGGAGATCCAGATGATGCAGGATGGCGATATCGAGATCCCTGGAGCTGAAGGACCCAGAAAGTATGACCGAGCAGGAGACTTGAGTGACGCAGAAATCACATTTATGAATATCTCCTTTGCGGTTGCGTACAACCGTTTTGTGCGGGAGTCAGATACGACTGAATGGTCAACTATCGTTTGCGACGAACCGTTCTCGAATCTCGATGCCGAAGGTAGAGTGAATCTACTGGAGTTCATCGAATCGTGTGACGAGCAGATAATTTGTACGTCATCTGATAAGAGTTTATTGGATGAGTTCCCCAAGACGGGGCAGCTGACTCGTCACCGAATCCAAGCATCTCTCGGGAGGTATACATAA
- a CDS encoding restriction endonuclease, translating to MEPTPVITILSQWFVLENHLRKKERAEEFDANVEQTDRLIDEIVYELYRLIEEV from the coding sequence ATGGAACCGACTCCTGTAATCACTATTCTTTCACAGTGGTTCGTACTAGAAAACCACCTGCGGAAGAAGGAGCGCGCCGAGGAATTCGATGCCAATGTCGAGCAGACGGACCGGCTTATCGACGAGATCGTCTACGAACTCTACAGGCTGATCGAGGAAGTCTGA
- a CDS encoding TVP38/TMEM64 family protein, whose translation MQLFASASDRRRGILAVVAVGLAFVALYLFVREYASFITDTEALRLWLQQFGVLAPLVFIAIQALQVIVAPIPGQVVALVAGYLFGPFWGTVYSITGVLIGSAIAFSLAKRYGRSFVEDILHEDVVTRFDEFVDTVGVPGLFAFVIIPGLPDDAICFLSGLTKWKLPTFIAVISVGRLPAYVFTVYAGGRIADGRFLSGLAIILLIVLASVVGYYKQETVRDLVARIEPRLPFK comes from the coding sequence ATGCAACTCTTCGCCTCGGCGTCGGATCGGCGGCGGGGGATCCTCGCCGTCGTCGCCGTCGGGCTCGCGTTCGTCGCCCTCTACCTCTTCGTCCGCGAGTACGCGAGTTTCATCACGGACACCGAGGCCTTGCGGCTGTGGCTCCAGCAGTTCGGCGTCCTCGCTCCGCTCGTGTTCATCGCCATTCAGGCGCTTCAGGTCATCGTCGCGCCGATCCCCGGACAGGTCGTCGCGCTCGTTGCGGGCTACCTCTTCGGTCCGTTCTGGGGCACCGTCTACAGTATCACGGGCGTCCTCATCGGGAGCGCGATCGCGTTCTCGCTCGCGAAGCGGTACGGCCGGTCGTTCGTCGAAGACATCCTCCACGAGGACGTGGTCACCCGCTTCGACGAATTCGTCGACACCGTCGGCGTTCCGGGATTGTTCGCGTTCGTTATCATCCCCGGCCTCCCCGACGACGCGATCTGCTTTTTAAGTGGACTCACGAAGTGGAAGCTCCCCACCTTCATCGCCGTGATCAGCGTCGGTCGACTGCCGGCGTACGTGTTCACGGTCTACGCCGGCGGCAGGATCGCCGACGGACGGTTCCTCTCCGGACTCGCGATCATCCTCCTCATCGTCCTCGCGTCGGTGGTCGGCTACTACAAACAGGAGACGGTTAGGGACCTCGTCGCCCGCATCGAGCCGCGACTCCCTTTTAAATAG
- a CDS encoding GtrA family protein, which translates to MIRSALRNLVSGPFAVQMRRFVIVGAFTAGIQMSLLWLFVDMAGVNYLLGATIAIEITIVLSYVLNNAWTFQASQNTGTTEYLRGLLKTNLVRGTAIPIQLGVLYALVEWGEIMYLVANAIAIFLSGLYRFVLDRQWTWG; encoded by the coding sequence ATGATCCGGTCGGCCCTCCGCAACCTCGTTAGCGGACCGTTCGCCGTCCAGATGCGCCGGTTCGTCATCGTCGGCGCGTTCACCGCGGGGATACAGATGAGTCTGTTGTGGCTGTTCGTCGATATGGCCGGGGTGAACTACCTGCTCGGTGCGACGATCGCGATCGAGATCACGATCGTCCTCTCGTACGTGCTCAACAACGCGTGGACGTTCCAAGCGAGTCAGAACACCGGCACGACCGAGTACCTCCGCGGCCTACTCAAGACCAACTTGGTCCGCGGGACGGCGATCCCGATCCAGCTCGGCGTCCTCTACGCGCTCGTGGAGTGGGGAGAGATCATGTACCTCGTCGCCAACGCGATAGCCATCTTCCTCAGCGGGCTCTACCGCTTCGTCCTCGACCGACAGTGGACGTGGGGATGA